A genome region from Oncorhynchus gorbuscha isolate QuinsamMale2020 ecotype Even-year linkage group LG26, OgorEven_v1.0, whole genome shotgun sequence includes the following:
- the vasna gene encoding vasorin a: protein MAPFLPLLLLLLSSSSPVLSSHCPEDCSCQAQGSIFCIQRRSPVVPRDLPSSVKHLYVFQNGINTLAQDDFTGLGELEMLDLSQNKLTEVPDGVFETLSSLRNLDLSANYITHIAKDSFSGLMHLERLYLHGNRIKSIQSEAFEVLEDLLELKLQGNQLTGLPMLRLPRLLLLDLSFNSLPTLGPQDLQTPHLESLKVAALGLTTLDSDLMASLGNLHDLDVSQNQLEGMPEALKATRGLIKLSLAANPIGELRNEDFQSLLFLQELDLSGLNLQGLPQGFFQLFPRLGHLTAAENPFNCLCPLAWFPGWLKEKNVDLGRTEETRCHFPPVNAGKVLAELDHQDFGCPPTTTVMTNALGEGSTSAPPIPTTSPGNTHTNAIPPPPPFPSDEPSSTETDIESRPPPPASPTTAFRDEGHICPPNICLNGGTCRFDPLGQLGCLCPHGTMGLYCENLESYNHNQPPLQTSAPEVLASMVAPIVTSDPNDISYRQVTSTSILLDLHRFLETRPHIRGIKLTYRNLSGPDRRPMSLSVPASYPEYTLRGLRPNCTYSVCASPLAERVNGGGGGGGSPTEGGSCMEARTEGGPQASSLEPHVDDQSQLTYTLIPALAALALVTGVAVVAILVLFLRRRRAHMALEGGEMGPMELEGLKACLENGVGNGGTLPHKGADIAPCHTSIPTQPQNGGSSQTLPQNGGLEYEAPLMKGQGHCPSNNNVASLKPSYF from the exons ATGgcacccttcctccccctcctcctcctcctcctctcctcctcttcccctgtcctctccagtcACTGTCCAGAGGATTGCTCTTGTCAGGCCCAGGGTTCCATCTTCTGTATCCAGCGTCGTTCCCCCGTCGTCCCCCGCGACCTCCCTTCCTCTGTGAAACATCTCTACGTCTTCCAGAATGGCATCAACACTTTAGCCCAGGATGACTTCACAG GCCTGGGGGAACTGGAGATGCTAGACCTGTCCCAGAATAAACTCACGGAGGTCCCGGATGGGGTCTTTGAAACGCTATCTTCGCTGAGGAATCTCGATTTGTCCGCAAACTACATTACCCACATCGCCAAGGATAGCTTCTCCGGATTGATGCATCTCGAGAGGCTGTATCTCCATGGCAACCGCATCAAGAGCATCCAATCGGAGGCCTTCGAGGTTCTGGAGGATCTTCTAGAACTGAAGCTCCAGGGGAACCAGTTGACCGGTCTCCCAATGCTCCGTCTCCCCAGGCTTCTCCTCCTTGATCTCAGCTTCAACTCTCTCCCGACGCTGGGTCCCCAAGACCTCCAGACCCCCCACCTCGAGTCGCTCAAAGTGGCTGCGTTGGGGCTCACCACCCTGGACTCAGATCTGATGGCCTCCCTGGGGAACCTCCATGACCTTGATGTGTCCCAGAACCAGCTGGAGGGGATGCCTGAAGCATTGAAGGCCACCCGGGGGCTTATCAAGCTCAGCCTGGCTGCCAACCCCATTGGGGAGCTCCGGAACGAGGACTTCCAG AGTCTGTTGTTTCTCCAGGAGCTGGATCTCAGTGGGCTGAACCTCCAGGGCTTGCCCCAGGGTTTCTTCCAGCTCTTCCCCAGGCTGGGGCACCTCACGGCGGCCGAGAATCCTTTcaactgtctctgtcctctggccTGGTTCCCTGGCTGGCTGAAAGAGAAGAATGTGGATCTGGGACGCACAGAGGAGACAAGGTGCCACTTCCCACCAGTGAATGCTGGCAAG GTGCTGGCGGAGCTGGACCATCAAGATTTCGGCTGTCCACCTACGACCACTGTCATGACGAATGCCCTAGGGGAGGGGAGTACTTCCGCACCCCCCATTCCGACTACATCCCCTGGAAACACACATACCAACGCCATCCCCCCACCTCCGCCATTCCCTAGTGATGAACCATCCTCAACGGAGACAGACATTGAGAGTCGTCCCCCTCCTCCAGCTTCTCCGACTACCGCTTTCAGGGATGAGGGCCACATCTGCCCGCCGAACATCTGCCTCAATGGGGGTACGTGCCGCTTTGATCCTCTGGGACAGCTTGGATGTCTCTGTCCCCACGGAACTATGGGCTTGTACTGCGAGAACCTGGAGTCGTATAACCACAACCAGCCACCTCTCCAAACCTCCGCCCCCGAGGTTTTGGCATCCATGGTTGCCCCCATTGTAACCTCTGATCCCAATGACATCAGTTACCGTCAGGTGACCTCCACGTCCATCCTCCTCGACCTGCACCGTTTCCTCGAGACGAGGCCGCACATCCGCGGGATTAAGCTGACCTACCGGAACCTCTCAGGGCCCGACCGGCGCCCCATGTCCCTCAGCGTCCCCGCCTCGTACCCAGAATACACCCTCCGAGGGCTCCGGCCCAACTGTACCTACTCGGTGTGCGCCAGCCCCCTGGCAGAGAGAGTGAACGGGGGTGGAGGCGGTGGAGGTAGCCCTACCGAGGGAGGGTCTTGTATGGAGGCTCGTACCGAGGGAGGTCCCCAAGCTTCGTCCTTGGAGCCCCACGTGGATGATCAGAGCCAGCTCACCTACACCCTCATCCCAGCCTTGGCTGCTCTCGCCCTGGTCACGGGGGTGGCGGTGGTGGCCATCCTGGTTCTTTTCCTCCGGAGGAGACGGGCTCACATGGCGCTGGAAGGGGGTGAGATGGGACCAATGGAACTGGAGGGCCTTAAGGCTTGTCTGGAGAACGGCGTGGGGAACGGGGGCACCCTACCCCACAAGGGAGCGGATATCGCCCCCTGTCACACCTCCATCCCGACCCAGCCACAAAATGGCGGATCGTCACAGACCCTTCCACAAAATGGTGGTTTAGAATATGAGGCCCCCCTCATGAAGGGACAGGGGCACTGTCCATCGAATAATAATGTGGCATCCTTGAAGCCATCGTATTTCTAG